In one window of Porites lutea chromosome 8, jaPorLute2.1, whole genome shotgun sequence DNA:
- the LOC140945318 gene encoding melatonin receptor type 1B-B-like, with translation MTNNNSSSVDHFARFAEMLETRSSAVLVVEVAFFMTITMAALFGNLLLCGVLFKNFNFRSITNVLILALSLADILMGIVCMPLTCGALIYGRWPYSDTACTIQCFSIYFLAFVSLQTIVLTSLNRFFRIVKPAKYKHLFTTKKTVAVLVAVWIFTALILVVPLTLGAMDAAFNPAKAACVIFKKGAAMEHRSYPAILRGLLLLIFAVTPTAVMVICYFKIFQAVGDHFTRVAPNLAQNTRRKSKKNSHEMRITRTLFAVVVMFVLSWLPVFVIEIIQAFAIDWWNIPREVQLLWTFFGSFSSAVNPLVYGFTNSSYRREYKRLLTFKWKRRNTDNSDINEQSRSPSVAMATLNLATLNENEHLQALTNH, from the coding sequence ATGACTAACAACAACTCCTCGAGTGTTGATCACTTCGCCCGGTTTGCAGAGATGCTGGAAACACGGTCATCTGCTGTTTTAGTGGTAGAAGTTGCTTTCTTCATGACGATTACCATGGCGGCATTGTTTGGAAATCTTCTTCTCTGCGGTGTATTGTTCAAGAACTTCAACTTTCGAAGCATTACAAACGTATTGATATTAGCTCTGTCCTTGGCCGATATTCTTATGGGAATTGTTTGTATGCCACTTACTTGTGGGGCTCTTATTTATGGTAGATGGCCATATAGCGACACTGCCTGTACAATTCAGTGTTTTTCAATCTACTTCCTAGCTTTTGTGTCGCTTCAAACCATCGTTTTAACCTCCCTAAACAGATTTTTCAGAATCGTAAAACCTGCCAAGTATAAGCATTTGTTTACAACGAAAAAAACCGTTGCGGTGTTAGTTGCAGTGTGGATTTTTACGGCCCTTATTTTAGTCGTTCCTTTGACGCTAGGGGCTATGGACGCTGCGTTCAACCCTGCCAAAGCCGCTTGTGTGATATTCAAGAAAGGCGCAGCGATGGAACACAGAAGTTATCCAGCTATTTTAAGAGGATTATTGCTACTAATATTCGCCGTTACTCCCACCGCAGTCATGGTCATttgttatttcaaaattttccaagcGGTTGGGGACCACTTCACGCGCGTCGCGCCAAATTTGGCTCAGAACACAAGACGcaagtcaaaaaaaaattctcatgaAATGAGAATTACAAGAACTCTTTTTGCTGTGGTTGTCATGTTCGTGTTGAGCTGGTTGCCTGTTTTTGTAATCGAGATCATCCAGGCTTTTGCCATTGATTGGTGGAATATACCCCGTGAGGTTCAACTACTCTGGACCTTTTTTGGTAGTTTTAGCAGTGCGGTTAATCCGCTGGTATATGGCTTTACAAATTCATCTTATCGCCGAGAATATAAAAGATTGTTAACATTCAAATGGAAAAGAAGGAACACCGATAACTCTGACATCAACGAGCAAAGTCGGTCTCCCTCGGTTGCGATGGCAACTTTAAACCTTGCCACTTTGAATGAAAATGAACATCTGCAGGCGCTAACGAATCACTAA
- the LOC140946094 gene encoding skeletal aspartic acid-rich protein 1-like, with amino-acid sequence MVVRTVLLTVLLSLAAFNTSADREVGEGGLRVKILGRSGKIRITREAGGRRRDLSRDDGVFVVEVDHVKQKNAQGGDVGKKVETLANQDFSIDVNKSANYQGVSAAHINLKSYLDAPKAHLIVDIYIFRATGNVTFGNETTEVQNGTMKFFVEIKNYTFCDGQAIPSICKANEVGKYLEVAIVVKGKKEETPEEENEADRKKREDRLPTAKRPRGMRCPLKDKCPNTYRIGNDTIGLSKECKNDGENVKMPMGYPRFVTQGSKNRFIFRCNKFNRNVIFDPYLEVSEGDDTDDSSPMTPTENATSIHVNVLMFITLLATFFM; translated from the exons ATGGTCGTTCGAACTGTACTTCTAACGGTTCTTCTTTCTCTTGCTG CCTTCAATACTTCCGCCGATAGAGAGGTGGGCGAGGGTGGATTGAGAGTTAAAATTTTAGGGAGGTCAGGAAAGATAAGAATCACGCGAGAAGCCGGCGGAAGGAGGAGGGATCTCTCAAGAGATGACGGAGTATTTGTCGTGGAAGTAGAtcatgtaaaacaaaagaatgcaCAGGGAGGCGATGTTGGTAAAAAAGTAGAAACTCTAGCCAACCAAGACTTCTCCATCGATGTTAACAAGAGCGCTAACTATCAAG GGGTTAGCGCCGCCCACATCAACTTGAAGTCTTACCTGGACGCTCCAAAAGCCCATCTCATTGTTGACATTTACATCTTCCGTGCAACTGGAAATGTCACTTTTGGCAATGAAACAACTGAAGTGCAAAACGGGACCATGAAATTCTTCGTGGAG ATTAAAAACTATACTTTCTGCGATGGACAAGCCATACCTTCCATCTGCAAAGCAAATGAAGTAGGAAAATACCTTGAGGTGGCAATTGTTGTGAagggcaaaaaagaagaaacgcCAGAAGAGGAGAATGAGGCCGATAGAAAGAAAAGGGAGGACCGCCTTCCAACTGCCAAAAGACCCAGAGGAATGCGATGTCCTTTAAAGGATAAATGCCCCAATACTTACAGGATTGGCAACGACACTATCGGATTGTCCAAAGAG TGCAAAAATGACGGCGAGAATGTAAAGATGCCTATGGGATACCCCAGGTTCGTGACGCAAGGCAGCAAAAACAGGTTCATCTTCCGATGCAACAAGTTTAACAGAAACGTCATCTTTGACCCATACTTAGAAGTGAGTGAAGGGGATGACACTGATGACAGCAGTCCGATGACTCCTACTGAGAACGCGACTTCTATCCATGTGAATGTTTTGATGTTTATAACATTGCTTGCCACCTTTTTCATGTAA